ACCTAAACACAACAGCAGCCCAAAGTACTAGAATGCATAGagtaaacatgcacctgttaagaaacggactgttagaactgttaaggctcctgtatggttgaaagagacggggcaaaaggagtggctaataagtctgcctgcacatctgactggctgacttactgcaaattgagacattatgtgactaaactcaacaaaaagaagaaactgtattatgaagccaagatcaatgatataaagaatgatgggggaaaaaaaactttggaggactttttaaatgaaattatgggcagaaagacaaattcaactcaatctttcatcgaatcagatggcttattcatcacaaccATTTGAtcttgccaattattttaatgattacttcattggcaaagtgggcaaacttaggcagaaaatgccaacaacgaagagtgagccatcatattcatgcttaaaaaaaaaataatgaaagaaaagcattgcaagtttgaattttgtaaagttagtgtggaagAAAATGAtcaatgacaaacctcctggcattgacaacttagatggaaatctactgaggatggtagctgactataGCCACTCATATCTGTCATatatttaatctgagcctagaggaaagtatttgtcctcaggcctggagggaagccaaagtaattccgctacccaagagtggtaaagcggcctttactagttctaacagcagacctataaacttgctgccagctcttagcaaactgttggaaagaattgtgtttaaccaaatacaatgctatttctctgtaaacaaattaacaacagactttcagcgtGCTTATAGAgtagggcactcaacatgtactgcactggcACAAATGACTGAtaattggttgaaagaaattgataataagattgtgggagctgtactgttagatttcagtgcagcctttgatattgaccataacctgttgttgaaaacgtatgtgttatggcttttcaacctctgccatatcgtggattcagagctatatATCTAATAGAActgagggttttctttaatggaagcttcactaatgtcaaacatgtaaagtgtggtgtaccgcagggcagctctctaggccctctactcttttctatttttaccaatgccactggcattaaacaaagtgtgtgtgtccatgtatgctgatgattcaaccatatatgcatcagcaaccacagctaaagtcactgaaacccttaacaaagagtttagtctgttttggaatgggtggccagtaataaactggtcctgaacatctctaaaactaagagcattgtatttggtacaaatcattccctaagctctagacctcagctgaatctggtaatgaatggtgtggctgttgagacaaaattacttggcgttaccttagattgtaaactggcatggtcaaaacatatagattcaatggttgtaaagatggggagaggtctgtctgtaataaagagatgctctgcatTTTTGACACCAcattccaaaaagcaagtcctgcaggctctacctttgtcttatcttgattattgtccagtcgtgtggtccagtgctgcaaggaaatacctagttaagctgcagctggcccagaacagagtggcacatcttgctcttcattgtaatcagaggactgatataaatactatgcatgccagtcgcTCTTGGCTAAGAGCTGAGGagtgactgactgcatcacttcttctttttataagaaacattccaaattgtttgcgtagtcaacttacacacagctttgacacacacacacttaccccaccagatatgccaccagaggtcttttcacagtccccaaatccagaacaaattcaagaaagcgtacagtattatatagcgCCATTATtccatattgctcaaataaacagcaaacctggtttcaaaaaacagataaagcaacacctaaCGGCACAACGCCtcccccctatttgacctagatagtttgtgtgtatgtattggtattgatatgtaggctacgtgtaaTTTTTTATTGATgttgttctgtccttgagctgttcttgtctattaatgttctgtattatgtcatgttttgtgtggaccccaggaagagtagctgctgctgttgcaacagctaatggggatcctaataaaataccgaACACTACCACAGACATACTGTGCCATACCCTGCTACAGCACAACTAACCTTCagtgtctctctttccctctctccctcccctccatctctagTTGGTGAAGCAGGAAGGCACGGGGACAGAGCTGCCTATGACGGGGGACAAGGTGTTTGTTCACTATGTTGGCACGCTGCTGGATGGAACCCCATTTGACTCCAGTCGCGAACGAGGAGAGAAGTTCTCCTTTGAGCTGggcaaaggtgtgtgtgtgtatcaaatgtgtgtctgtgtgtaagtaTAAGCCAGGTGATCAAGGCATTTGACCTGGGTGTAGCtactataagtgtgtgtgtgtttgtgtgtgtgtaggtcaggTCATCAAGGCGTGGGACCTGGGAGTGGCTACTATGAAAGTAGGAGAGATCAGCCAGCTGATCTGTAAACCAGAGTACGCTTACGGCACCGCCGGCAGCCCCCCGAAGATACCCCCCAATGCTACTCTTGTCTTCCAGGtaaccttctgtctgtctgtgtgaacaTTGACGTTTGACTTTGTGAGTGCTTAAATttatgtttagtgtgtgtgtgtgtgtgtgtgtgtgtgttaggtggaGCTGTTTGAGTTTCGAGGGGAGGACATCActgagggagaggatggaggaatcATCCGTCGCATCATCACTAAGGGAGAGGGATACTCCAAACCTAACGAAGGAGCTGCCGTAGaaggtacacacacaaacatatcatCATCAATAAGGAACAGGGATATTCCAAACCAAATGAAGACCTACTGTACAGGATACAAGCTCTCAcacctttctctgtctctttcccctgCAGTGTGTGTGGAGGGCAGCTGTGAGGGCAAGGTCTTTGACCAGAGGGAGCTGAAGTTTGAGTTGGGAGATGGAAAGAGCCTGGGTCTGCCAAATGGAGTGGAGAAAGCCCTGACTGCCATGGAAAAGGGAGAGGAGTCACTCTTTATCATCAAACCCAagtaatacacacacacccacaattaCAAACCTAGTCTACATACTATGTTGTTATTTTGAGAAATGTGTAGTGGTGTGTTCTCTGGGTATATTGGCCGAGTTGTGTGACTGTGTATGTATGGATATCTAATTGTAGTGTGTGTAGATATGGatttctaagtgtgtgtgtgtgtgtgtaggtatggcTATGGAAACACAGGAAGCAGCAAGTACAGTATTCCTGGTGGAGCCACTCTGCAGTACAAACTCAAACTGACCGCCTTCGAGAAGGTATGACCCCTCACCCTTTAGCCATATCAACCAGAGGGTCCTGTCCAGAAACATGCCTTAGGCATTTTATTCATGACATTTCCAAACCATTTGCCTACTAAGTGTGCCCCAGATAAGTCTGGTGTTCTGAGAGGTGATTTGCTGACTGACTGAAGCATTTCCTGTTCCCCAGGCCAAGGAATCCTGGGAGATGAACTCAGCAGAGAAACTGGAGCAGAGTATCATCATCAAGGAGAAGGGAACACAGTACTTCAAGGTCtagatttagattttagtcatttagcagaccctcttatccagagcgacttacaggagcaattaggattaagtaccttgctcaagggcacatcgacaggttcttaaccgctaggctacctgtgggtgggtgggttggagggagga
The sequence above is a segment of the Coregonus clupeaformis isolate EN_2021a chromosome 19, ASM2061545v1, whole genome shotgun sequence genome. Coding sequences within it:
- the LOC121531964 gene encoding peptidyl-prolyl cis-trans isomerase FKBP4-like; protein product: MTAEEVTNEGPNIPFTMEGEDITQKKDGGVLKLVKQEGTGTELPMTGDKVFVHYVGTLLDGTPFDSSRERGEKFSFELGKGQVIKAWDLGVATMKVGEISQLICKPEYAYGTAGSPPKIPPNATLVFQVELFEFRGEDITEGEDGGIIRRIITKGEGYSKPNEGAAVEVCVEGSCEGKVFDQRELKFELGDGKSLGLPNGVEKALTAMEKGEESLFIIKPKYGYGNTGSSKYSIPGGATLQYKLKLTAFEKAKESWEMNSAEKLEQSIIIKEKGTQYFKEGKHRQAAVQYKRIVSWLENESSLPEGEEQKARALRLAAHLNLAMCFIKLQEPSSAFDNCDKALELDEANEKALFRRGEALFAMKEFDRARADFQRVTQLYPSNKAAKSQVALCQKQIKEQHEKDKRLYANMFQKFAERDAKKEADKGTENVGGMEVEESGGQE